A window of Candidatus Pantoea floridensis contains these coding sequences:
- a CDS encoding type VI secretion system Vgr family protein — MSPHPLIRFSHNHHQLSVKGCEAELDVLAFEGDEALSTPFRYRIEFTSSDHAISKEMMLMKAASLTLQAPVDQGYGIKMQQAVRILQGVVSGFERLSTSKDETHYALTLQPRLALLDRSHQNAIYQDMSVPQIVEKILRERHSMRGQDFLFSLTQEYPRREQVMQYGEDDLHFITRLLGEIGIWFRFTTDTRLNIDVVEFYDGQQGYEKGLMLPSVPPSGQHSEGVDSVWGMESHHNVVQKQVSTRDYNYRQASDDMNTQVDATRGDATTYGDAYHYADNYLTAGSHHDRNPAPESGAFYARIRHERYLNGQTQTHAITSCPILSPGQVLKVTGGYEVAEVFAHGVVITAMHSHARRDEDFGVRFDGIPDSTDFCFRPKPGSRPVMAGTLPARVTSTTENDTYGHIDKDGRYRVNMLFDRDNWETGFESLWVRQSRPYAGNTYGLHLPLLAGTEVAIGFEDGNPDRPYISGVLHDSAHGDHVTIRNYKRNVLRTPANNKIRLDDERGKEHIKVSTEYGGKSQLNLGHLVDSEKQKRGEGFELRTDSWGAVRAQKGIFISADGQTKAQDQVLEMQPAVSNLGDAREQMTSISDDAQKATANPADLQAQVKLLEQQLTELKKSVLLMSAPDGIALTSGQHLQVSAGQNLIATAGKNADISVVRNLFVGVGNALSVFVRKLGIKLIANQGPVQVQAQNDLMELIARKEISIVSTEDEIKIIAKKKLTLNGGGSYIRIDASAIESATAGEYRTKAGHYGRKASASEKVTMPVFPVMEPGEQSLRFAFPGADSVSQSMDWMINQPYSITDSNGKILSAGTVDSSGRFPKIVLPESDTINLIIGRETWVKEDLSISSTEDDSVEDLGDEESDADLYLSEVDSEDDRSSALTESMIATLLNLTKVS, encoded by the coding sequence ATGAGCCCCCATCCCCTAATCAGATTCAGCCACAACCATCATCAGCTGTCGGTGAAGGGATGTGAAGCAGAACTCGATGTGCTGGCGTTTGAAGGCGATGAAGCCCTGAGCACGCCGTTCCGCTACCGCATTGAATTCACAAGCTCTGACCATGCCATCAGCAAAGAAATGATGCTGATGAAAGCGGCCTCCCTGACGCTGCAGGCCCCGGTTGACCAGGGTTACGGCATCAAAATGCAGCAGGCCGTGCGTATCCTTCAGGGCGTGGTGAGTGGTTTTGAACGCCTCAGCACCTCAAAGGATGAAACCCATTATGCCCTGACGCTTCAGCCACGCCTGGCGCTGCTTGACCGTTCGCACCAGAACGCCATTTATCAGGACATGTCGGTCCCACAAATCGTGGAAAAAATTCTGCGCGAGCGTCACAGCATGCGCGGTCAGGATTTCCTGTTCTCACTGACACAGGAATATCCACGCCGTGAGCAGGTGATGCAGTACGGCGAGGACGACCTGCACTTTATTACCCGTCTGTTGGGTGAGATCGGCATCTGGTTCCGCTTTACCACCGACACGCGTCTGAACATCGACGTCGTGGAGTTTTACGACGGTCAACAGGGTTATGAAAAAGGTCTGATGCTGCCATCGGTTCCGCCATCAGGACAGCATTCGGAAGGTGTGGACTCGGTGTGGGGGATGGAAAGCCATCATAACGTAGTGCAGAAGCAGGTCAGCACCCGTGATTACAACTACCGCCAGGCCTCGGATGACATGAACACCCAGGTCGATGCGACCCGCGGGGATGCCACCACCTACGGTGATGCCTATCACTATGCTGATAACTATCTGACGGCGGGAAGTCACCATGACCGCAATCCGGCCCCGGAGTCCGGGGCGTTTTATGCCCGCATTCGCCATGAGCGCTATTTGAATGGTCAGACGCAGACCCATGCCATCACCAGCTGCCCGATCCTCTCTCCGGGGCAGGTGCTGAAAGTCACCGGCGGGTACGAAGTGGCTGAGGTGTTTGCGCATGGCGTGGTCATCACGGCGATGCACAGCCATGCGCGGCGGGATGAAGATTTTGGCGTCAGGTTTGACGGTATCCCGGACAGCACTGATTTTTGCTTCCGACCGAAACCTGGCTCACGCCCGGTGATGGCCGGCACGTTACCGGCCCGCGTCACCAGTACCACCGAAAACGATACCTACGGCCATATCGATAAAGACGGGCGCTACCGCGTCAATATGCTGTTTGACCGCGATAACTGGGAGACCGGGTTCGAAAGCCTGTGGGTGCGTCAGTCACGGCCATACGCAGGCAACACCTATGGCCTGCACCTGCCGCTGCTGGCGGGCACCGAGGTGGCGATTGGCTTTGAAGACGGTAACCCGGACAGGCCTTATATTTCTGGCGTGCTGCACGACTCGGCGCACGGCGACCACGTCACCATCCGCAACTACAAACGCAACGTCCTGCGCACCCCGGCGAACAACAAAATCCGCCTCGATGATGAGCGCGGGAAAGAGCATATCAAGGTCAGTACGGAATATGGCGGCAAGAGTCAGCTGAACCTCGGACATCTGGTTGACAGTGAGAAGCAAAAGCGCGGCGAGGGTTTTGAGCTCAGAACCGACAGCTGGGGGGCTGTACGTGCGCAGAAAGGGATATTTATCAGCGCTGATGGCCAGACGAAAGCACAAGATCAGGTGCTGGAGATGCAGCCGGCGGTCAGCAATCTGGGTGATGCCCGGGAGCAGATGACTTCAATCTCCGATGATGCGCAGAAGGCGACCGCGAACCCCGCTGATCTGCAGGCGCAGGTAAAACTGCTGGAGCAGCAGCTGACGGAGCTCAAGAAATCGGTGCTGCTGATGAGTGCGCCGGACGGCATCGCACTGACCAGCGGACAACATCTGCAGGTATCTGCCGGGCAGAACTTGATCGCCACAGCCGGTAAGAATGCCGATATCAGCGTGGTGAGGAATTTGTTTGTGGGTGTTGGTAATGCGCTCAGCGTGTTTGTGCGTAAGCTCGGCATTAAACTCATTGCTAATCAGGGACCGGTACAGGTACAGGCACAGAACGACTTGATGGAATTAATAGCCCGCAAGGAAATCAGCATCGTCAGTACCGAAGATGAAATAAAAATCATCGCGAAGAAGAAGCTGACTCTGAATGGCGGCGGGAGCTATATCAGGATTGATGCAAGTGCGATTGAATCTGCTACTGCAGGTGAATATCGTACGAAAGCAGGACACTATGGGCGTAAAGCAAGCGCATCAGAAAAGGTCACGATGCCTGTATTTCCTGTAATGGAACCTGGCGAACAAAGTTTACGTTTTGCTTTCCCTGGTGCCGATAGTGTCAGCCAAAGTATGGACTGGATGATAAATCAGCCGTATAGCATTACTGACAGTAATGGGAAAATCCTGTCGGCTGGTACTGTGGATAGTTCAGGTCGCTTCCCGAAAATAGTACTTCCTGAAAGCGATACAATAAACTTAATTATTGGGCGAGAAACCTGGGTTAAAGAAGATCTTTCTATTTCATCAACTGAAGATGACAGTGTGGAGGATCTTGGGGATGAAGAATCTGATGCCGATCTTTATTTAAGTGAGGTAGATTCTGAAGATGATAGGTCATCAGCATTGACTGAATCAATGATCGCAACTTTATTAAATTTAACAAAGGTTAGTTGA
- a CDS encoding DUF4431 domain-containing protein, with amino-acid sequence MLNMLMKFTLSIAILFYNFDAYAACLKEGDKVVLSGVMKEELFYGPPNWGEDRKHDEKLLYWILHLNSPLKCVVDANNEQKGWGSNVQLIINGEDYKTKRNLLNHHVTVDGNVMLAVTGYHMTPVLLKDTSFKPTKEK; translated from the coding sequence ATGTTAAATATGCTTATGAAATTTACGTTGAGTATAGCTATCTTATTTTATAACTTCGATGCATATGCTGCATGTCTGAAAGAAGGGGATAAGGTTGTACTCTCAGGAGTAATGAAAGAAGAGCTGTTTTATGGCCCCCCGAATTGGGGAGAAGATAGGAAGCATGACGAAAAATTACTCTACTGGATCCTGCATTTAAATAGCCCGCTAAAGTGCGTAGTTGATGCTAATAATGAGCAAAAAGGTTGGGGCAGCAATGTTCAGCTCATTATTAACGGTGAAGATTATAAAACTAAACGCAATTTACTTAATCACCATGTCACTGTAGATGGAAATGTTATGCTTGCTGTCACAGGCTATCATATGACTCCAGTTTTACTAAAAGACACCAGTTTTAAACCAACGAAAGAAAAATAA
- a CDS encoding TIGR02594 family protein: MRFVKATYHLETKTVEYEAGDGTRLLKTGGTLNWRFNNPGNIMALPDASKQKGRIGAGTVYNPKENTFAIFSSMEAGEREKCALLKRKYRDNTISDMMSQYAPETAGNDPVAYSNFISSESGVAKDKKISDLNDNEFGKVVDAISKKEGGLKPGTEKWVYVTNVTVSDGSRPVADVPFKATLGSTSYEWKTDAYGKLKTIIHTKQGMAIVVKYTNSAGKEDVVYSAVAGDETKNILLTRNFSQFSAKTLAETPKAPREKSAQKPIEYIVMSGDSLSKIADRYKTSADEIAKNNNIKDVSKIFPGQNLTIYGVNTNGSSVYIVAPGDTLAKIAEKNGGNVDDIAQQNNISDPNKIYPGQSISIKKNGSNTAGETEKSAVNPPTLKTASKKPLQNRKVNTNKKALESVGGKKSGNPIALLPHDQREAPWMAVAFEEGKNRWKWGRVREGDGGINYHKKTGINMSSMVGDSNPWCASFVNYCLKESGYAISGSASSQSFSKNKNFVKISQPIYGAIVVFRKRGSWTGHVAFVYCKFKDGEYGVLGGNQANSVTVNPLKKVYLEQLNYELIGYYVPASYHPNAVRIVKNGGDLSSDFESIDKLRKNLGSNMLTLDDTKTR; this comes from the coding sequence ATGAGATTTGTAAAAGCGACATACCATCTTGAAACCAAGACGGTTGAGTATGAAGCTGGTGATGGAACTCGTTTGCTAAAAACTGGTGGGACATTGAATTGGAGATTTAACAACCCTGGGAATATTATGGCATTGCCTGATGCAAGTAAGCAAAAAGGGCGGATAGGTGCCGGGACTGTGTATAATCCGAAAGAAAACACATTTGCGATTTTTTCTAGTATGGAGGCTGGGGAGCGTGAAAAATGTGCATTATTGAAGCGAAAATATCGAGATAACACCATCTCTGACATGATGTCGCAGTATGCACCTGAAACCGCAGGGAATGACCCAGTAGCTTATTCCAATTTTATAAGCTCAGAGAGTGGAGTTGCAAAAGATAAAAAAATATCTGACTTGAATGATAATGAATTCGGCAAAGTTGTGGATGCAATCAGTAAAAAAGAAGGTGGCTTGAAGCCCGGTACTGAAAAATGGGTGTATGTGACAAATGTGACTGTTTCTGATGGATCTCGACCAGTTGCTGATGTGCCATTTAAGGCAACACTAGGAAGCACTAGCTACGAGTGGAAAACAGACGCTTACGGCAAGCTCAAGACAATCATCCATACGAAACAAGGAATGGCTATTGTCGTCAAATATACTAATTCTGCTGGAAAAGAGGATGTTGTTTATTCAGCTGTTGCTGGGGATGAAACGAAGAATATACTGCTTACTAGAAACTTTTCTCAATTCTCTGCAAAAACACTTGCCGAGACCCCCAAAGCCCCACGTGAGAAGAGCGCTCAGAAGCCGATAGAGTACATAGTCATGTCAGGAGACTCTCTCTCGAAAATTGCCGATCGTTATAAGACAAGCGCTGATGAAATCGCCAAAAATAATAATATAAAAGATGTGAGTAAGATCTTCCCTGGTCAGAATTTGACGATTTATGGTGTCAATACTAATGGCTCTTCAGTATATATCGTTGCTCCAGGTGACACGTTGGCGAAGATCGCAGAAAAAAATGGTGGGAATGTTGACGATATTGCACAGCAGAATAATATATCAGATCCTAATAAAATATACCCGGGACAATCAATTTCTATAAAAAAAAATGGTAGTAATACTGCTGGCGAGACTGAAAAATCAGCAGTTAATCCTCCAACGTTAAAAACAGCTAGTAAAAAACCACTGCAAAATAGAAAAGTAAATACTAATAAAAAAGCGCTGGAATCGGTTGGGGGGAAAAAATCTGGTAATCCGATAGCGTTACTGCCTCATGATCAGCGAGAGGCTCCATGGATGGCGGTTGCATTTGAAGAGGGTAAGAATAGATGGAAATGGGGACGGGTGAGAGAAGGCGATGGTGGAATAAACTATCATAAGAAAACTGGTATTAATATGTCATCTATGGTGGGTGACTCTAATCCATGGTGTGCTTCTTTTGTAAATTATTGCCTCAAAGAGTCTGGGTATGCAATATCTGGTAGTGCAAGTTCTCAGTCCTTCTCGAAAAATAAGAATTTTGTAAAAATATCTCAGCCTATATATGGTGCAATAGTTGTTTTTCGTAAAAGAGGGTCGTGGACTGGTCACGTTGCCTTTGTGTATTGCAAGTTTAAAGATGGGGAATATGGTGTTTTAGGTGGTAATCAAGCGAATAGTGTGACAGTAAATCCACTGAAGAAAGTTTATCTTGAACAATTAAATTATGAGCTTATAGGGTATTATGTTCCGGCTTCATATCATCCTAACGCGGTTAGGATAGTTAAAAATGGCGGCGACTTATCATCAGATTTTGAAAGTATTGATAAGTTAAGAAAAAATCTTGGGTCTAACATGCTAACACTTGATGATACTAAAACTCGATGA
- the tssB gene encoding type VI secretion system contractile sheath small subunit, whose protein sequence is MSYSYQSEIPKARVNIQLRLHTGNAQKKIELPLKLVVVGDYSNGAEQRPVSEREKININKNNFDCVLADFYPSINLSVANTLAGDGSEENVSLSLNEMKDFEPEPVARQIPQLNAVLAMRNLLRDLKANPSKEKHNHLERIELRYEKITWTYKDGNIIHSYTWSERSTALLPHELFSVIA, encoded by the coding sequence ATGTCTTACTCCTATCAGTCTGAGATCCCCAAGGCCCGCGTTAACATCCAGCTCAGACTGCACACGGGCAATGCACAGAAAAAGATTGAATTACCCCTCAAACTGGTCGTTGTGGGTGATTACAGTAACGGCGCTGAACAGCGTCCTGTATCTGAGCGTGAAAAGATCAACATTAATAAAAACAATTTCGACTGCGTGTTAGCCGACTTTTATCCTTCTATAAACCTTTCTGTAGCCAACACCCTTGCCGGTGACGGCAGCGAAGAAAACGTCAGCCTCTCCCTCAATGAAATGAAAGACTTCGAGCCGGAGCCGGTCGCCCGTCAAATTCCGCAGCTCAACGCGGTGCTCGCCATGCGCAATCTATTACGCGACCTGAAGGCTAATCCTTCCAAAGAGAAGCACAACCACCTTGAGCGCATTGAACTGCGTTACGAAAAAATCACCTGGACCTACAAAGACGGCAACATCATTCATTCGTACACATGGAGCGAACGCTCCACCGCCTTGTTACCGCACGAACTATTTAGCGTAATCGCTTGA